The Planctomycetia bacterium genome window below encodes:
- a CDS encoding DNA topoisomerase VI subunit B, translated as MIDEVTTDETSTESEESPATNGKASKNGRRRATAESMAASQRDISVSEFFAKNRHLLGFDNPRKALLTTVKEAVDNSLDACEEAGILPEIWVHIQQTSANRFKIGVQDNGPGILKKQIALIFGKLLYGSKFHRLRMSRGQQGIGISAAGMYGVLTTGKPVKIISKTHKKKPSHYFEIQIDTKKNKPEILNGKGEGVDIPPGEAGAEYIAKHGIEWVDQDHGTRVTIELEGKHQRGRGSVDEYLEQTAIANPHATFHYLDPDNEQRDYTRSTDELPVEPKEIKPHPYGVELGRLVALLKDSPGGSLSQFLTQSFSRVSPSTAQGLCKTAKLSTRANPRRIGQQEADALFQAIQQTRIPAPATDCISPIGEQTLLKGLHHVVPGEFYVASTRPPAVYRGNPFLIEAALAYGGSSPTKKVTRDALDELLSESDARTLRQFLVNTFHGLGSDAADKILDAAKVGVRVSPAKLAKKEVDTLFEAMHNVNLDDGQTMSVMRFANRVPLQFQQAGCAITQAVMATNWRSYGLTQSRGGLPGGPVSIMVHMASVWVPFTSESKEAVAGYPEIQKELRLALQSVGRKLGMYLKRRQRVQQEGQRRNIFLRYLGEVATAVHEINGADKKALYEQLLLVAKKKTAEADTRFDQSGKAIEEAEVDFGDNVLIVPQDT; from the coding sequence ATGATCGACGAGGTCACCACGGACGAAACCTCAACCGAATCGGAAGAGTCTCCCGCGACGAACGGCAAGGCGTCCAAGAACGGGCGTCGCCGCGCGACGGCCGAAAGCATGGCCGCCAGCCAGCGTGATATCTCCGTCAGCGAGTTCTTCGCCAAGAACCGCCACCTGCTCGGTTTCGACAACCCCCGCAAGGCGCTGCTGACCACGGTCAAGGAAGCCGTCGACAATTCGCTCGACGCCTGTGAAGAGGCCGGCATCCTACCGGAAATCTGGGTCCACATCCAGCAAACCTCCGCCAATCGCTTCAAAATCGGCGTCCAGGACAACGGGCCCGGCATTCTGAAAAAGCAGATCGCGCTGATCTTCGGCAAGCTGCTGTACGGCTCGAAGTTTCATCGCCTGCGAATGAGCCGCGGCCAACAAGGCATCGGCATCAGCGCCGCCGGAATGTATGGCGTGCTAACGACCGGCAAACCAGTCAAAATCATCTCCAAGACGCATAAGAAAAAGCCGTCGCACTATTTCGAGATCCAGATCGACACCAAGAAAAACAAACCGGAGATTCTGAACGGCAAAGGCGAAGGCGTCGACATCCCGCCGGGCGAAGCCGGCGCGGAATACATCGCCAAGCACGGCATCGAATGGGTCGATCAGGACCACGGCACGCGCGTCACGATCGAGCTGGAAGGCAAACACCAGCGCGGCCGCGGCAGCGTCGACGAGTACCTGGAACAAACCGCGATCGCCAACCCGCACGCGACGTTCCATTACCTCGATCCGGACAACGAACAGCGCGACTACACGCGCAGCACGGACGAACTCCCCGTCGAGCCGAAAGAGATCAAGCCGCATCCCTACGGCGTCGAGTTGGGTCGGCTGGTCGCGCTGCTCAAGGATTCGCCGGGCGGATCGCTGTCGCAATTCCTCACGCAGAGTTTTTCCCGCGTCAGCCCGAGCACCGCGCAAGGGCTCTGCAAAACGGCGAAACTCTCCACGCGCGCCAACCCACGCAGAATCGGCCAGCAAGAGGCCGACGCGCTCTTTCAGGCCATCCAACAAACACGCATTCCGGCGCCGGCCACCGATTGCATCTCGCCGATCGGCGAGCAGACGTTGCTCAAGGGGCTGCATCACGTCGTGCCCGGCGAGTTTTACGTTGCCAGCACGCGGCCGCCGGCGGTGTATCGCGGGAATCCGTTTCTGATCGAAGCGGCGCTGGCTTACGGCGGCAGTTCGCCGACTAAGAAGGTCACGCGCGACGCGCTCGACGAGTTGCTCTCCGAGAGCGACGCTCGCACGTTGCGGCAGTTCCTGGTGAATACGTTCCATGGCCTGGGCAGTGACGCGGCGGACAAGATTCTCGACGCCGCCAAAGTGGGCGTGCGGGTATCGCCGGCGAAACTGGCGAAGAAGGAAGTCGACACGCTCTTCGAGGCGATGCACAACGTCAACCTGGATGACGGACAAACGATGTCCGTGATGCGGTTCGCCAACCGCGTGCCGTTGCAGTTTCAGCAAGCAGGTTGCGCCATTACGCAAGCAGTGATGGCCACGAATTGGCGCTCCTACGGACTGACGCAATCCCGCGGCGGGCTGCCGGGCGGCCCCGTGAGCATCATGGTCCACATGGCGAGCGTCTGGGTGCCGTTCACGAGCGAATCGAAAGAAGCAGTCGCTGGCTACCCGGAGATTCAAAAGGAACTCCGCCTCGCCCTGCAAAGCGTGGGCCGAAAACTCGGCATGTACCTCAAACGCCGCCAGCGCGTGCAGCAGGAGGGGCAGCGCCGCAATATCTTCTTGCGCTATCTGGGAGAAGTCGCCACGGCGGTCCACGAGATCAACGGGGCGGATAAAAAAGCGCTCTACGAACAACTTCTGCTGGTAGCAAAAAAGAAAACTGCCGAGGCAGATACCAGGTTCGATCAGTCCGGCAAGGCCATCGAAGAAGCGGAAGTAGATTTTGGAGACAACGTGCTGATCGTCCCGCAGGACACTTGA
- a CDS encoding RluA family pseudouridine synthase, protein MPTGLSHEPVELVVPPEHAGSRLDVFLAQHFTDHSRVQLRRVITAGGVRIGDQGGKPSYRLLAGQTIQIVLPPMPAAGPNPEAIPIDILYEDDWLALVNKPPGMVVHPARGHWSGTLTSALAYHFSSLSGAGGVTRPGIVHRLDRDTSGVILIAKNDTAHHRLAAQFADREIEKQYLAFVVGVPDRDRDLIDRPIGMHPHQRDKMAIRPLDPDSRTAQSFYEVRERFKHFALVAIQPKTGRTHQIRVHLASIGHPVLCDAQYGGRDMISRGELLGGKPDEDMVLNRQALHAERLSFTHPEDGRRVTIEAPLPADMLTVLEILRGAK, encoded by the coding sequence ATGCCTACCGGACTTTCCCACGAGCCTGTTGAACTTGTTGTGCCGCCGGAACACGCCGGCAGCCGGCTCGATGTGTTCTTGGCGCAGCACTTTACCGATCACAGCCGGGTGCAATTGCGCCGCGTGATCACGGCCGGCGGCGTGCGGATTGGCGATCAAGGGGGCAAGCCGAGCTACCGGCTGCTGGCCGGGCAAACGATCCAAATCGTGTTGCCGCCGATGCCGGCTGCCGGACCGAATCCAGAAGCGATTCCGATCGACATCCTGTATGAGGACGATTGGCTGGCCTTGGTCAACAAGCCGCCAGGCATGGTGGTGCATCCGGCGCGCGGTCATTGGAGCGGCACGTTGACCAGCGCGCTCGCGTATCACTTTTCATCGCTGAGCGGCGCCGGCGGCGTGACGCGTCCCGGAATCGTACATAGGCTCGATCGCGACACGAGCGGCGTGATTCTGATCGCCAAGAACGACACGGCGCATCATCGCCTCGCCGCGCAATTCGCCGACCGCGAGATCGAAAAACAATACCTGGCGTTCGTCGTCGGCGTGCCGGATCGGGATCGAGATCTGATCGATCGGCCGATCGGCATGCATCCGCATCAGCGCGACAAGATGGCCATCCGACCGCTCGACCCGGATAGTCGCACCGCCCAGAGTTTCTACGAAGTGCGCGAGCGGTTCAAGCACTTCGCGCTCGTGGCGATTCAACCCAAGACCGGCCGCACGCATCAGATTCGCGTGCATCTGGCCAGCATCGGTCATCCGGTCCTATGCGACGCCCAGTACGGCGGCCGCGACATGATCTCACGCGGCGAACTACTCGGTGGGAAACCGGACGAGGACATGGTGCTCAACCGCCAGGCATTGCACGCGGAGCGACTCTCCTTCACGCATCCGGAAGACGGCCGACGCGTGACGATCGAAGCGCCGCTCCCGGCAGATATGCTCACGGTGCTGGAAATTCTTCGCGGTGCGAAGTAG
- a CDS encoding alpha/beta fold hydrolase: protein MPRAARAWLLLLCIAVLPACSASQYVKIRTSPKNPLTETLQLASWYGPQPSERTMLVLRKYDLDDQLDLDSKELLAKFQQCIEREPSAEKLHAYAELSYLAAKRAEKHDAKQALDFYGASVAYAYIYLFDDQHAEWRNPYDPHFRGACDLYNGALEGAMRLMQKQGNLAPGCDCEITSATDTWDLRVVSCGTAWHDDDFEKLEFCSDYEVGGLTNQYHGYGLGVPMIAVRKSHPGENATEKFYPPGLSFPVTAFLRLLPDETGTGAGKRHRAVLELCDPLSSTDNWVGARRVPLECDLSTPLAHFLNNPQLNKLSTAGLLRPDKTAAVSGLYMLEPYQPGKIPVLMVHGLWSSPLTWMEMFNDLRSDPNIRSRYQFWFYLYPTGQPFWYSAAQLRQDLAKVRTAVDPAQREGSLDQMVLVGHSMGGLISKLQVVESGNQFWDAVATKPFHLVKASPETREVLGGTFYFHASPSVKRVVTIGTPHRGSKFANNTTRYLGRKLITLPAMLMTGSDELRRDNPDLFRDASFQEAKTSLDSLAPDSPLLPVLVSSRPAPGVHFHNVIGVLPEGGIVGKFAAGTDGIVSYESAHLDGVDSEVVINADHSRVHQHPLAVLEVRRILLEHAQTAPVGPPSPFHFAQAPGQRNFAPPPAPPVDAGHHQ from the coding sequence ATGCCGCGCGCCGCGCGGGCGTGGCTGCTATTGCTGTGCATCGCCGTATTGCCGGCCTGTTCCGCATCGCAGTATGTCAAGATTCGGACGAGCCCGAAAAACCCGCTCACCGAGACATTGCAGCTCGCGAGCTGGTACGGGCCGCAGCCGAGCGAGCGCACGATGCTCGTGTTGCGCAAGTACGATCTGGACGATCAACTCGACCTCGATTCGAAGGAACTGCTAGCGAAGTTCCAGCAGTGCATTGAGCGCGAACCGAGCGCGGAGAAGTTGCACGCCTACGCGGAGCTGAGTTACCTCGCTGCGAAGCGGGCGGAAAAGCACGACGCCAAGCAGGCGCTCGATTTTTATGGCGCGAGCGTCGCCTACGCCTATATCTACCTGTTCGACGATCAGCACGCGGAATGGCGAAATCCTTACGATCCGCACTTTCGCGGCGCCTGCGATCTCTACAACGGCGCGCTCGAAGGCGCGATGCGGTTGATGCAGAAGCAAGGCAATCTCGCGCCCGGTTGCGATTGCGAGATCACCTCGGCGACCGACACTTGGGATTTGCGTGTGGTTTCTTGCGGGACCGCCTGGCACGACGATGACTTCGAGAAATTGGAGTTTTGCTCCGACTATGAAGTAGGCGGGCTGACGAACCAGTACCACGGTTACGGTCTCGGCGTGCCGATGATCGCCGTACGCAAGAGTCATCCCGGCGAAAACGCCACGGAGAAATTCTACCCGCCGGGTCTTAGTTTCCCAGTGACGGCGTTTCTGCGATTATTGCCGGACGAAACCGGAACCGGCGCCGGCAAGCGTCATCGCGCGGTGTTGGAACTTTGCGATCCGTTGTCGTCGACCGACAATTGGGTCGGCGCGCGGCGCGTGCCATTGGAATGCGACCTGAGCACGCCGCTCGCGCATTTCCTCAACAATCCGCAGCTCAACAAACTCAGCACGGCAGGCCTGCTACGTCCCGACAAAACCGCGGCGGTCTCAGGGCTGTACATGTTGGAGCCGTACCAGCCGGGCAAGATTCCCGTGCTGATGGTGCATGGGCTATGGTCGAGTCCGCTCACGTGGATGGAAATGTTTAACGATCTGCGGAGCGATCCGAACATCCGCTCGCGCTATCAGTTCTGGTTCTATCTGTATCCCACGGGACAGCCGTTCTGGTACAGCGCGGCGCAATTGCGGCAAGACCTCGCCAAGGTCCGCACCGCCGTCGATCCCGCGCAGCGCGAAGGCAGCTTGGATCAGATGGTGCTGGTTGGGCACAGCATGGGCGGCTTGATTTCCAAGCTGCAAGTCGTGGAAAGCGGCAATCAATTCTGGGACGCCGTGGCCACCAAGCCGTTCCATCTGGTGAAGGCCAGCCCCGAGACGCGCGAGGTGCTCGGCGGCACGTTCTATTTCCATGCGAGTCCTTCCGTGAAGCGCGTGGTCACGATCGGCACGCCGCATCGTGGCAGCAAGTTCGCCAATAACACGACGCGGTACTTGGGACGCAAGTTGATCACCCTACCGGCGATGCTGATGACCGGCTCCGACGAATTGCGACGCGATAACCCGGATTTGTTCCGCGACGCGTCATTTCAAGAAGCGAAGACGAGCCTCGATAGCCTCGCGCCCGACTCGCCGCTATTGCCGGTGTTGGTTTCCTCGCGGCCGGCGCCTGGCGTGCATTTTCACAACGTAATCGGCGTGCTGCCGGAAGGCGGCATCGTCGGCAAATTCGCCGCCGGCACCGACGGCATCGTGTCGTACGAGAGCGCGCACCTGGATGGCGTCGATTCTGAAGTCGTAATCAACGCCGATCACTCGCGCGTACATCAACACCCGCTGGCGGTGTTGGAAGTGCGCCGCATTCTGCTGGAGCACGCGCAAACCGCGCCAGTCGGCCCGCCGTCGCCGTTTCACTTCGCTCAAGCGCCGGGGCAGAGAAACTTCGCGCCGCCGCCAGCTCCGCCTGTCGACGCCGGCCATCACCAATAG